From one Lycium ferocissimum isolate CSIRO_LF1 chromosome 5, AGI_CSIRO_Lferr_CH_V1, whole genome shotgun sequence genomic stretch:
- the LOC132057900 gene encoding uncharacterized protein LOC132057900, translating into MTNSGGQSHDGEDSMALLLREFARMTTEMSAMRADVGSINVRLANVEQTSRLGTPQSKDGDVNVGDDSNTTIPLMKKKLRRMSGRDGGRSHGMEGDIGMMPKGDEGGDEVLVDPMRSGVDGKVMMTVLDGKDMITERDGKAKYALTQFEGYASTWWESKKRERAQRHIFDMPTWQELIELMEARYVTPNYYQGVIKTVYMLRQGSKSVEEYFDEFEKLRLKSKIEEHLNYTVIRFVANLNHDISKPMRLHSYITLEEAFHDATKVEADLKAEKSYKAKNVSSSSWSKDRWEKPKITTPTPQAKFDYKAKGEDKAKGGNNAKPNFPHPSTIQCFKCQGRGHIASECPNRRAIVAMLDGYRTDEEEEGGGGGSDGEPKGEHEREFEEENDEWQLEENINLACVLRRIMVAMNREELDQRENLFHTRCKIMDKVCSLIIDGGTCTNVVSTTLVDHMKFPTRKYPSPYKLQWFNDCGEVRVTKRVVVKFSIGKYQDEVLCDVVPIQACHMLLGRPWQFDRDAQHSGRSNKYSFVFGGRKYTLTPLTPYQVSEDYRIMKELRKRVQIEEVEKESLLSQEDQGVTKGKAKMCTLAKPSNCLKGVDEGHFMVCLVNKDLLLHTNQDTSTLPSIVSSLLQEYDELFPEKMPKGLPPLRGIEHQIDFVPGSQIPNKPAYRSNPEETKELQRQVEELLEKGLVKESLSPCVVPVTLVPKKDGTWRMCIDCRVVNKIMVKYRHPILRLDDMLDELYGSSVFSKVDLRSGYHQIRMNPGDEWKTAFKTKFGLYEWLVMPFGLTNAPSTFMRLMNHVLKPFINKFVVVYFDDILVYSKTMEEHVVHLRQVFDVLLHEKLFANLKKCSFGVDKMVLLGFVVSVNGVEVDEEKVESIRTWPTPKNATDVRSFHGLASFYRRFVKGFSTIASLLTELIKKEVLFVWGDEQEKAFQELKSILISSLLLQLPNFEKTFEVECHASGVGIGRVLMQEGKPLAYFSEKLNGASLNCSTYDKELYALRHAKWVELIEAFPYVIHYKKGK; encoded by the exons ATGACTAATTCCGGAGGACAATCTCATGATGGAGAGGACTCAATGGCTCTCTTACTTAGGGAGTTTGCAAGGATGACCACGGAGATGAGTGCAATGAGGGCGGATGTGGGAAGTATCAATGTTAGGTTGGCAAATGTGGAGCAAACTAGTAGGTTGGGCACTCCCCAATCAAAAGATGGGGATGTGAATGTTGGAGATGAC TCCAATACCACAATCCCACTTATGAAGAAGAAGTTAAGGCGTATGAGCGGGAGAGATGGTGGGAGGAGCCACGGTATGGAGGGAGACATAGGTATGATGCCCAAAGGGGACGAGGGAGGCGATGAGGTTTTGGTAGACCCTATGAGGAGCGGGGTAGATGGCAAGGTCATGATGACCGTGCTAGATGGCAAGGACATGATAACCGAGCGAGATGGCAAGG CAAAGTATGCACTCACCCAATTTGAGGGGTATGCATCCACTTGGTGGGAATCCAAGAAACGTGAGAGAGCTCAACGACATATATTTGATATGCCAACTTGGCAAGAGTTGATTGAGCTCATGGAAGCAAGGTATGTAACACCTAACTATTATCAAGGTGTTATCAAAACAGTATACATGTTGAGGCAAGGTAGTaagagtgtggaagaatactTCGATGAGTTTGAGAAATTGAGGTTGAAATCCAAGATCGAAGAGCACTTGAACTACACGGTGATCCGATTTGTGGCCAATTTGAACCATGATATCTCCAAACCCATGAGGCTTCATTCCTATATCACACTTGAGGAAGCATTTCATGATGCAACTAAGGTTGAAGCAGATTTGAAAGCGGAGAAATCTTACAAGGCTAAGAATGTGTCATCCTCATCATGGAGCAAGGATAGATGGGAAAAGCCTAAGATCACTACTCCAACTCCTCAAGCCAAGTTTGATTACAAAGCCAAGGGTGAagacaaggctaaaggaggtAACAATGCTAAACCTAACTTTCCTCATCCTTCTACTATTCAATGTTTCAAATGTCAAGGTAGGGGACACATTGCAAGTGAATGTCCTAATAGAAGGGCAATTGTGGCCATGCTTGATGGTTATCGAACCGATGAAGAGGAAGAGGGTGGTGGAGGAGGTAGTGATGGTGAACCGAAAGGTGAACATGAGAGAGAATTTGAAGAGGAGAATGATGAATGGCAACTAGAGGAGAATATTAATTTGGCTTGTGTGTTGCGAAGGATCATGGTTGCAATGAATAGAGAGGAACTTGATCAAAGGGAAAACCTCTTCCATACTCGATGCAAAATAATGGATAAGGTGTGCTCCTTGATCATTGATGGTGGTACTTGCACAAATGTGGTGAGCACGACATTGGTTGACCATATGAAATTTCCCACAAGGAAATATCCTAGCCCCTACAAGCTTCAATGGTTCAATGATTGTGGAGAAGTGAGGGTCACGAAGCGGGTTGTAGTGAAGTTTAGCATTGGCAAGTACCAAGATGAAGTCTTATGTGATGTGGTGCCAATACAAGCATGTCATATGTTACTTGGGAGACCATGGCAATTTGATAGGGATGCTCAACATAGTGGAAGATCTAACAAGTATTCCTTCGTCTTTGGGGGTAGAAAGTATACTCTTACCCCATTGACACCCTATCAAGTGAGTGAGGACTATAGAATCATGAAAGAACTCCGGAAGAGAGTGCAAATTGAAGAGGTTGAAAAAGAGTCCTTACTTAGCCAAGAGGATCAAGGGGTAACAAAAGGGAAAGCCAAGATGTGTACACTTGCCAAACCAAGCAATTGCTTGAAAGGTGTTGATGAGGGGCACTTCATGGTGTGCCTTGTCAACAAGGATCTCTTATTGCATACTAACCAAGATACTAGCACTTTGCCTAGTAttgtttcttctcttcttcaggAATATGATGAGCTATTTCCGGAGAAGATGCCCAAAGGATTGCCTCCATTGAGGGGTATTGAACATCAAATTGATTTTGTGCCGGGatcccaaattcccaacaaacCGGCATATAGGAGCAATCCGGAGGAAACTAAGGAGTTGCAAAGGCAAGTTGAAGAGCTCCTTGAGAAGGGTCTTGTCAAAGAAAGTCTTAGTCCATGTGTTGTACCGGTGACTCTtgttccaaagaaagatggcacttggagaatgtgcattgattgtagAGTCGTCAACAAAATCATGGTAAAGTATCGACATCCTATTCTTAGACTTGATGATATGTTGGATGAGCTATATGGCTCAAGTGTATTTTCGAAGGTTGATCTTAGAAGTGGCTATCATCAAATTCGTATGAATCCGGGTGATGAGTGGAAAACGGCCTTCAAAACCAAGTTTGGTCTCTATGAGTGGCTTGTTATGCCATTTGGCCTAACCAATGCGCCTAGCACTTTTATGAGGTTGATGAATCATGTCTTGAAGCCCTTTATCAATAAATTTGTGGTTGTCTATTTTGATGACATTCTTGTGTATAGTAAAACAATGGAGGAGCATGTAGTCCATTTGAGACAAGTGTTTGATGTCTTATTGCATGAAAAGTTGTTTGCTAATCTCAAGAAGTGTTCCTTTGGGGTTGATAAAATGGTATTGTTGGGTTTTGTTGTGAGTGTGAATGGTGTGGAGGTTGATGAAGAAAAGGTGGAGTCCATTAGAACTTGGCCAACTCCTAAAAATGCAACCGATGTGAGGAGTTTCCATGGGTTGGCAAGTTTCTATAGGCGATTTGTGAAGGGATTTAGTACTATTGCCTCTCTTTTAACTGAATTGATAAAAAAGGAAGTTCTTTTTGTTTGGGGGGATGAGCAAGAGAAGGCTTTTCAAGAGTTGAAGTCCATATTGATTTCGTCACTATTGTTGCAATTGCCAAATTTTGAGAAGACATTTGAAGTTGAGTGTCATGCTTCCGGGGTTGGTATAGGCAGAGTATTGATGCAAGAGGGCAAGCCATTGGCTTACTTTAGTGAAAAGCTAAACGGGGCTTCTTTGAATTGCTCTACTTAtgacaaggagttgtatgcactt AGACATGCAAAATGGGTTGAACTTATTGAAGCATTTCCTTATGTGATCCATTATAAGAAGGGTAAGTAA